One genomic segment of Clostridia bacterium includes these proteins:
- a CDS encoding DUF4928 family protein: MICAGLAVLEQMRNTFPIRESDYITDGNQVKASGTLIKSILKRYGERRTLSTEGGRTTRGTRRAQ; the protein is encoded by the coding sequence GTGATCTGTGCCGGGCTGGCAGTCTTGGAGCAGATGAGAAACACATTTCCCATACGGGAAAGCGACTATATCACCGATGGCAATCAGGTAAAAGCCAGCGGAACCCTCATCAAGTCCATACTGAAGCGTTACGGGGAAAGACGCACTCTCTCAACTGAGGGCGGTCGGACCACAAGGGGAACTCGGCGAGCACAGTAG